The DNA sequence CCAACACATCTCCGTTGAAGAGATTCAAATCCACAATCCCGATGTCAGGGATTAGACCGAAAAGGCTATCGATTGCTTCAAGTTTGGTGAAGAGGAGTTcaatgatgatgataggAGAATCTGGTGGCGGTGGGTCTGGAGACGAGGTGAATAAATTGTGTGGCACCATCCGGAGCATACGCTGACCACTTGATGTAGCATGTTGGattgaaaaggaaggatGATGGGCTGAATAAGACAGTAGCGGCAGTGGGTACTTGTCTGTCACTCGCATGTAGAAAGAAATCTTGCCATGCTCGACATGAATGCTGTAGCTGATGGTTATCTTTTACCAGTTACGTAGTCGTGTATTGGAGCTGGAGAATTCTATAGACCATTGCACAAACCCCGAGGTTGAGAAACTGACAAAGGAAGTTTCTACTCTGGAAGATCTGTTAGAGGAGACGCAGCGGTGAGTTTTGTGAGATCATGATTGACACGTCGGCATactgatgatgaagaaagagatAATGAAGCAAAACACGCCGAGAATGAGAGACAAAAACAATATGTCAAGGTGGGTTAAAAGTTATTGCGGAAATAAAATGATAACTAACAAACCGATTTGAAGGATTTGGAGAACCTCTTGACTGAACTTGCTGGGCCACTTTGGCGTATAGGTTCATAGGCCCTTCCCATGACGGTTTCTTTAGGCATCTTTCCAGCAAACGTGCGGCTAGCAAATTGCATCACCGTTCAAGCTCCACTTTGAATCTAGCCGCATTGGGCATGACTCTGCCGAAAACGGGGTTACAAGCTGTAAAAGAAGTCGGGGAAGGAGGTAATAATACACCCACTGGAGCTTTGCAGAGACTGTGTGGAAATTCATCTACAGATTTGAAGGGGATAGAACAGGACACGAGGAAGGCGAAAAAGAAGCTGGTGGGTATGGTGTTGGTCAAAACACCCAATCCACATAATGATTTAGCGCTGGTTGAAGAGCGTACTTCGTCGGGAACAGCACTCAAGTCGTGCAATATTGACTATGAAAAGCTGAACCAGGTACTCGATATCCTTTCGACATTTGACCCCAGAAAACTGTCAGTTTTTAATGCCGGTCCCTGTACAGAACCTCAGCAGTGCGATGAGAGGGCAGAAAGAATGCGAAGgcaagaaagagctatGCTTCAGCGCATGTTCGATGAACaggagaagaggttgaGTGAGCGAGAAGCGCGTTTGAAGTCGATGGTGGAGATGGTGCGAGCAGAAGAAAGTAAATATGATCGTAGAACCGGTTAGTAGGGGAGCCCAAAGATTTGGGCATCGTAATGAGAAATGTAACGAGGAGGATGCTTGTTGGAATCTGCGTAAGACGAGGATGTTCTTCGCCTTCCCCTTTGAGACTCCCGTTGTTAACGAGGTTCGGCAGATTTGGGGCTGGGCCTGGATCCGATATCCGAGATTGCTGTGGACGTTGCTATATGTGGATTGTGGACTTTGCGGGTCGCCGCTCTCGGCCTCGAAGCCGCACAGTTTTAGTACGGATTTATGCAAGACCGTACCTCGTGCCTCACCACCCTACATCGGAACATCTACCATGCTTATACTACTACGTATTCGCGTCTTCCCCGCCGGTCTACACGGGCAATTACGGAAGTGAATTTTACATTCACGCTATCAGCTCGCGTTCCACAATCATCAGAACCGCATTCCGCGCTTCTTTTGGAAGGAATTTGGACACGTCGTCGCGAATGGCTGCTGCGCGCCCGCCAGCTCGTCATCTGTCCCGCCTTTTCTCGACGTTTCATCAACACGCGCATGCCGACTAGGGTATTTTGCCGGTCTACGCTATCAGAATCCACCCATCAATCCAGAAGAGTGCAAAGGTGAACGGAATCTGGAACATCGGCAATCTGCCGGCCCACACGACGGGAAAGAATCATGAGACAAAGAGGTGGTTGTGATGAACAGTGAAGCTCAGGTACAATCAACCACCGAAATTGCTTCTATTCAGCGAAGCTTTTCTAGCCGCCATTGATTGAAAGTTGCTCGTCTCAGAGACAAAGGTGCGACTGCCATCGCTCATTACTCTGCCCCCCCGCCTTTGTTTTCGCCCTCAgccctcctctccctcaCACTACCAAACATCACGTCATGGACGGTGACGACAGGACGCGTGTTTGTGATCCACGAACACCTTCTGGCTCGCACTACCCATACCACTCCCACAACGGACCTTACTCCGAGGCGACCCACGAACCCTCCCACTCTTCCGTGGCCTCGTCATTTGCAAGGGATTCATCCTTCGCCGCTGTGCTCGGACAAcatcttcaccatcttccccatccttcttcccctgCCCACATAAGACACAGTACCATCTCATCAGCAGCCCATACCCCTCACAGCAGGGTGTCCTCTGCTGGCCAGTATGGCCCGCATGCAGACGAGACTCCATATG is a window from the Cryptococcus gattii WM276 chromosome L, complete sequence genome containing:
- a CDS encoding Hypothetical protein (Similar to SGTC gene model, INSD accession EAL17649.1; CNBL1640), which codes for MSGIRPKRLSIASSLVKRSSMMMIGESGGGGSGDEHVGLKRKDDGLNKTVAALRSRVLELENSIDHCTNPEVEKLTKEVSTLEDLLEETQRDNEAKHAENERQKQYVKDLENLLTELAGPLWHLSSKRAASKLHHRSSSTLNLAALGMTLPKTGLQAVKEVGEGGNNTPTGALQRLCGNSSTDLKGIEQDTRKAKKKLVGMVLVKTPNPHNDLALVEERTSSGTALKSCNIDYEKLNQVLDILSTFDPRKLSVFNAGPCTEPQQCDERAERMRRQERAMLQRMFDEQEKRLSEREARLKSMVEMVRAEESKYDRRTG